One stretch of Columba livia isolate bColLiv1 breed racing homer chromosome 29, bColLiv1.pat.W.v2, whole genome shotgun sequence DNA includes these proteins:
- the HOXC13 gene encoding homeobox protein Hox-C13, producing MTAPLGLPPRWPDGLACRCEDAPREKNRMEGLGHCREMMPHAGLAVPTAPPPPPPPQGAAYAELAATEPPRQCPSGAASSAALGYGYPFGGGYYGCRLSHSHGVNLQQKPCAYHPGEKYPEAGGPLPGEELPSRAKEFAFYPGFPSSYQAVPGYLDVSVVPGLGGHPEPRHDALLPMEGYQHWALSNGWDGQVYCSKEQSQSAHLWKSPFPDVVPLQPEVSSYRRGRKKRVPYTKIQLKELEKEYAASKFITKEKRRRISATTNLSERQVTIWFQNRRVKEKKVVSKSKTAHLHAT from the exons ATGACGGCACCGCTCGGCCTCCCCCCGCGCTGGCCCGACGGCCTCGCCTGTCGCTGCGAGGACGCCCCGCGGGAGAAAAACCGCATGGAAGGGTTGGGGCATTGCCGGGAGATGATGCCCCACGCGGGACTCGCTGTAcccacggccccgccgccgccgccaccgccgcaGGGAGCCGCGTACGCTGAGTTGGCGGCCACCGAGCCACCACGGCAGTGCCCGTCGGGGGCGGCTTCAAGTGCGGCGCTGGGCTACGGTTACCCCTTCGGTGGGGGTTACTACGGCTGCAGGTTGTCCCACTCCCACGGAGTCAATTTGCAGCAAAAACCCTGCGCTTACCACCCCGGGGAGAAGTACCCCGAGGCCGGCGGGCCCCTACCCGGCGAGGAGCTGCCTTCGAGGGCCAAAGAATTCGCTTTTTATCCTGGTTTTCCCAGCTCCTACCAGGCTGTCCCTGGCTATTTGGACGTGTCGGTGGTACCGGGGCTCGGTGGTCACCCGGAACCGAGACACGACGCTTTGCTTCCCATGGAAGGTTACCAACACTGGGCTCTTTCTAATGGCTGGGATGGGCAAGTGTACTGCTCCAAAGAGCAATCGCAATCTGCACACCTCTGGAAATCACCTTTCCCAG ACGTGGTCCCCTTACAACCCGAAGTCAGTAGCTACCGGAGGGGCCGAAAAAAAAGGGTCCCTTACACCAAAAtccagctgaaggagctggaaaaGGAGTACGCGGCCAGCAAATTCAtcaccaaagagaagaggaggaggatttCGGCCACCACCAACCTGTCCGAGCGACAAGTGACCATCTGGTTCCAGAACCGGAGGGTGAAGGAGAAGAAGGTGGTGAGCAAATCCAAGACAGCGCATCTCCATGCCACCTGA
- the HOXC12 gene encoding homeobox protein Hox-C12, translating to MGEHNLLNPGFVGPLVNIHTGDTFYFPNFRASGGQLPGLPSLSYPRRDNVCSLPWASSEPCNGYPQPYLSSPVSINPSFGRACDLARVEESKCYYRETCSEPSGLKREERGRDSGLLPLESTLPNGMGGNFSKYDYPSSEAVPHDPPSCQSLESDSSSSLLNEGNKGTPGEAGGLVSPLNQGSTLGTGGAPWYPMHTRSRKKRKPYSKLQLAELEGEFMVNEFITRQRRRELSDRLNLSDQQVKIWFQNRRMKKKRLLLREQALSFF from the exons ATGGGCGAGCACAACCTCCTTAATCCCGGCTTTGTGGGACCTCTGGTGAACATCCACACGGGAGACACCTTCTACTTCCCGAATTTCCGTGCCTCCGGAGGGCAGCTGCCCGGTTTGCCTTCCCTCTCCTACCCCCGGCGGGATAACGTCTGCTCCCTCCCCTGGGCATCCTCGGAACCCTGCAACGGGTACCCCCAACCCTACCTGAGCAGCCCCGTCTCCATTAACCCTTCGTTCGGTCGAGCCTGCGATCTCGCCCGggtggaggaaagcaaatgttattACCGGGAAACCTGCTCCGAACCCAGCGGGCTcaagagggaggagaggggtcGGGACAGTGGTTTGCTGCCCCTCGAATCCACCCTCCCCAATGGCATGGGGGGCAATTTCAGCAAATATGACTATCCGAGCAGCGAGGCGGTGCCCCACGACCCTCCGTCCTGCCAGTCTTTGGAGTCAGACTCCAGCTCTTCTTTGCTCAATGAAGGGAATAAAGGCACGCCCGGAGAAGCGGGGGGTTTGGTGTCCCCCCTGAACCAAGGCAGCACTTTAGGCACCGGTG GTGCTCCTTGGTACCCGATGCACACACGGTCCCGGAAAAAGCGAAAACCCTATTCCAAGCTGCAGCTGGCGGAGCTGGAAGGGGAGTTTATGGTCAATGAATTCATTACTCGCCAAAGAAGGAGGGAGCTCTCAGACCGATTAAACCTGAGCGACCAGCAGGTGAAGATCTGGTTCCAGAACCGGcgtatgaaaaagaaaagactccTCCTGAGAGAGCAAgcgctttctttcttttaa